From the genome of Vicia villosa cultivar HV-30 ecotype Madison, WI linkage group LG2, Vvil1.0, whole genome shotgun sequence, one region includes:
- the LOC131652453 gene encoding thioredoxin H9-like: MGNCVVKSHSHVKDDDSVHHVEFASGKVHLINTKESWDEKLEQARGDGKIVVANFSATWCGPCKMIAPYYCELSEHYPSIMFLLIDVDELIDFSTSWDIKATPTFFFLRDGQEIDKLVGANKPELERKIASVNVVPRHQ; encoded by the exons ATGGGAAATTGTGTGGTTAAG TCTCACTCTCATGTGAAAGATGATGATTCTGTTCATCACGTGGAATTTGCTTCTGGGAAGGTTCATCTTATTAATACCAAAGAATCTTGGGACGAAAAGTTAGAACAAGCAAGGGGAGATggaaaaatt GTCGTTGCAAATTTCAGTGCAACATGGTGTGGTCCTTGTAAGATGATTGCACCATATTATTGCGAGTTATCAGAGCATTATCCATCCATTATGTTCTTATTAATCGATGTGGATGAACTAATT GACTTTAGCACATCGTGGGACATTAAAGCCACACCAACTTTCTTTTTTCTTAGAGATGGACAAGAGATTGACAAACTTGTAGGAGCCAACAAGCCAGAGTTGGAGAGGAAGATTGCTAGTGTTAATGTAGTTCCCCGACATCAATAG
- the LOC131652452 gene encoding uncharacterized protein LOC131652452: MEQKLNLNEKYSVSLSPNSVLSSHQHYLSVKNKMATILEEREKIESSGNISHSSCRSDEEGSVKTPSQDSELSSQSPSVSGSWTRSLSNSFIELCINSDVCDKKSTVVEEVGSVNSKMTSDNVTNSPLQKVKVEIPHSHQPYPSEIDCSSRVSSKVSLTPIRKRLNPFTQSKKVPRNMACQKSLLDDFSNTTKDIKYSSLPCSPLHLHGYLKLKNKQGLPYFEFKVNSPKDVIVAKTWRVGSSAFNWVYTFHSFGNRKKNNYTGVLKSQHCVKDSSMIAQMLVSYSLCSELEGGVFGNYMVAEFVLHDFTHSRQNSSPKKPSYRKQDASKTLNASSLESAAIVLRIPFHKRESLKYKRGDGINGKAYSIPSDISSVIEQVKVVLPSGNHGLPSDESEGPSSLLDRWKHGGGCDCGGWDMACPLIVLGNPGIQFHEDIHLVEKYQPFELFSQPQGRKESSPTFGMKLVEEGQYAVDFHAKLSPLQAFSISVAILHGTSAFRATGQVKNQQLSQCNSLEEEV; encoded by the exons ATGGAACAAAAGTTGAATCTCAATGAAAAGTATTCTGTTAGTCTCAGTCCCAATTCTGTTCTTTCATCTCATCAACATTACTTGAGCGTGAAGAACAAAATGGCCACAATATTGGAGGAAAGGGAAAAAATTGAAAGTTCAGGTAACATTTCTCATTCTTCATGTCGATCAGATGAAGAAGGTTCAGTTAAGACACCTTCTCAGGATTCAGAATTGAGTTCTCAATCTCCATCTGTTTCTGGTTCCTGGACTCGCAGCTTATCAAATAGTTTTATTGAATTATGCATAAATTCAGATGTTTGTGATAAAAAATCTACTGTAGTAGAAGAAGTAGGTTCTGTAAATTCAAAGATGACAAGTGATAACGTTACCAATTCTCCTCTTCAAAAAGTTAAAGTTGAAATACCTCACTCTCACCAACCATATCCATCAGAAATTGATTGTTCATCAAGAGTGAGTTCAAAAGTCTCattaactcctatcagaaaaaggCTAAATCCTTTCACACAGTCAAAAAAAGTTCCAAGAAACATGGCTTGTCAAAAATCTTTGTTGGATGACTTCTCCAACACAACAAAAGATATCAAGTATTCTAGTCTACCATGTTCACCTCTTCATCTGCATGGTTATCTCAAGTTGAAAAATAAACAAGGACTTCCTTACTTTGAGTTTAAGGTAAATTCTCCCAAAGATGTCATTGTTGCAAAGACATGGAGAGTAGGTAGTAGTGCTTTCAATTGGGTATATACCTTTCACTCTTTTGGTAATAGAAAGAAGAACAACTATACAGGTGTTTTGAAATCTCAACATTGTGTCAAAGATTCATCAATGATAGCACAAATGCTAGTTTCCTatagtttatgttctgagttAGAAGGTGGAGTATTTGGAAACTATATGGTGGCAGAATTTGTGTTGCATGATTTTACACATTCAAGACAAAATTCTTCACCAAAAAAACCATCTTACAGAAAACAAGATGCTTCTAAGACTCTGAATGCTTCTAGCCTTGAAAGTGCTGCTATTGTATTGCGAATTCCGTTTCATAAGAGAGAAAGTTTGAAATATAAAAGAGGGGATGGAATAAATGGTAAAGCATATTCCATACCAAGTGATATCTCTTCGGTAATAGAGCAGGTGAAGGTGGTATTACCAAGTGGAAACCATGGTCTGCCAAGTGATGAAAGCGAGGGTCCTTCATCGTTACTTGACCGATGGAAACATGGTGGAGGTTGTGACTGCGGTGGTTGGGACATGGCCTGTCCGCTTATTGTTTTAGGCAATCCAGGTATTCAATTTCATGAAGATATCCATCTTGTggagaaatatcaaccatttgaACTTTTCTCTCAGCCTCAG GGAAGGAAAGAAAGTAGTCCTACCTTTGGCATGAAACTAGTTGAAGAGGGGCAATATGCAGTTGATTTCCATGCAAAATTATCTCCATTACAAGCTTTCTCCATTTCTGTCGCCATTTTACATGGCACCTCTGCCTTCCGCGCTACGGGACAGGTGAAAAACCAGCAGTTATCTCAATGCAATTCACTTGAAGAGGAAGTATAA
- the LOC131650316 gene encoding uncharacterized protein LOC131650316, whose amino-acid sequence MADQEQHNMEVRMEIDELKGSITKLTKMMQVLIARDAEPQRTVIAEVSEAVEDPITVQRPPSTWPEFGLPPGYTPPFANTLGVGLSAQQIAPIPVIAEQPSIVHTTVQPPPFVYHVDDSERGDQEHNHEVEKVKEKYNVLEKRLKVVEGNDIFGFDTMNLCLVSDLTVPAKFKVPEFEKYKGHTCPKDHLTMYFRKMAAYANNDKLLVHIFQDSLAGASLKWYMSLKREHIQTWRDLGEAFLKQYKYNMDLAPDRRQLQTMTMRDRETFKGYAQRWRELAAQVEPPLAEKELTGMFMDTLQPVFYEKMIGSVSSRFADLVTIGERVEEGLKSGKIVNAAESSNNNQAKRFPGNFHRKKEGEANAVVTSGERTQNPQPYQVPTYPQASFMPYYQYPHVAAAQHQQPYFPMPSHQQPWTASHQNASQSAPQNAQQNQNRPQKDPPKEPRRIDPIPMTYTELWPALVHKSLVAPRPTKAPTPPFSKGYNPNAKCAFHSGVVGHSIEDCWVLKEKVQDLIESKMLTFRDVNPNVVTNTLPR is encoded by the coding sequence ATGGCTGACCAAGAGCAACACAACATGGAAGTTAGGATGGAAATCGATGAGTTGAAGGGAAGCATTACCAAGCTCACTAAGATGATGCAAGTACTAATAGCTAGGGATGCTGAACCCCAAAGAACTGTCATAGCTGAAGTCTCCGAAGCTGTTGAGGATCCCATTACTGTTCAAAGGCCACCTTCTACATGGCCAGAATTTGGTTTACCACCTGGTTACACTCCCCCATTCGCGAATACTTTGGGAGTAGGACTTTCTGCGCAACAGATTGCACCAATACCAGTCATTGCTGAACAGCCTTCGATTGTTCACACTACTGTTCAGCCTCCTCCTTTTGTCTATCATGTTGATGATTCCGAACGTGGTGATCAAGAACACAACCACGAGGTGGAAAAGGTGAAAGAAAAGTACAATGTCcttgagaaaagattgaaagtcGTTGAAGGAAATGACATCTTTGGATTTGATACCATGAACCTCTGCTTGGTTTCTGACTTGACTGTGCCTGCAAAGTTCAAAGTCCCTGAGTTCGAGAAATACAAGGGGCACACTTGCCCTAAAGATCATCTGACTATGTACTTTCGCAAGATGGCTGCCTATGCCAACAATGACAAATTGCTCGTTCACATCTTTCAAGATAGCTTGGCTGGAGCTTCTCTGAAATGGTACATGAGTTTGAAGAGGGAGCATATCCAAACATGGAGAGACTTAGGCGAAGCTTtcctgaaacaatacaagtacaacatgGACTTAGCCCCTGATCGCAGACAACTTCAGACTATGACCATGAGAGATAGGGAAACTTTCAAAGGGTATGCCCAACGCTGGAGAGAACTAGCTGCTCAAGTGGAACCTCCTCTTGCTGAGAAAGAGCTTACTGGTATGTTTATGGATACCTTGCAGCCAGTGTTCTATGAGAAAATGATTGGAAGTGTCTCTTCTAGGTTTGCTGACCTGGTCACCATTGGAGAAAGGGTCGAAGAAGGTTTGAAAAGTGGCAAGATTGTCAACGCTGCTGAATCATCCAACAACAACCAAGCAAAGAGATTCCCTGGAAACTTCCATAGAAAAAAGGAAGGTGAAGCTAATGCTGTTGTGACTAGTGGTGAAAGAACTCAGAATCCACAACCCTACCAAGTCCCAACTTATCCACAAGCGTCATTCATGCCTTATTATCAGTATCCGCATGTCGCAGCTGCTCAACATCAACAACCGTACTTCCCAATGCCATCGCATCAACAACCATGGACTGCTTCCCATCAGAATGCTTCACAGAGCGCTCCTCAAAACGCTCAACAGAATCAGAATAGGCCTCAGAAAGATCCACCAAAGGAGCCTCGTCGCATCGACCCAATTCCAATGACTTACACTGAATTGTGGCCTGCACTCGTCCATAAGTCGCTGGTAGCTCCTAGGCCAACTAAGGCTCCAACACCACCATTCTCCAAAGGATATAATCCGAATGCTAAGTGTGCTTTTCATAGTGGAGTAGTTGGTCATTCCATTGAAGACTGTTGGGTTCTGAAGGagaaggttcaagacctgatcgaGAGCAAGATGCTCACCTTTCGAGATGTTAATCCGAATGTGGTCACCAATACTCTACCCCGGTGA
- the LOC131652451 gene encoding uncharacterized protein LOC131652451, which translates to MVNRRFTQVATSDDDEDETPPPPQQHSKLRKRKRMKLIDEEEEEENDNSDNNNDNEEEKEEEKKDPPQTPDDAKPIGDPLRVSGKGRGRKRHYESFEFDGNQYYLEDPVLLVPEDKEQKPYVAIVKDIIQYFSGSIMVAGQWFYRPEEAEKKGGGSWKSCDTRELFYSFHRDEVPAESVMHKCVVHFVPLNKQFPKRKQHPGFIVQKVYDTLERKLWKLTDKDFEDVKQQEIDELVQKTQKRIGELLDIEPEEAPPADQEEVMKNKRSSRRKSISPIDVSREEEGISKSDQHSKPETPMSCVSNNSEYHRILVNFNALTGNINRDKWLERLLQHIQYMCNYDEGVEKGKGSGNADSDEIKNKNNDKTSEIASDCQDKGQKSSKSFLWPDAAVSAIVALEKASNEAFTIDFQKYNQKLRQLDFNLKNNALLARRLLNGELEPSKILNMTPIELKEGLTAEELTKKEPDEKQHMQMTDARCSRCPEFKVGLREIIHAGHDDRYQLECVACGNSWYASRDEVSTLTIDASDSKRTTGTAPSATAKFEDVQKKLASPRESENTADDISKKTGEPHAPVLDTQKSFGKSRKDDNIEAKKHVDKE; encoded by the exons ATGGTCAACCGCCGCTTTACTCAGGTAGCCACCAGCGACGATGATGAAGACGAAACACCTCCACCACCTCAGCAACATTCCAAGTTACGCAAACGGAAGAGAATGAAGCTTatagacgaagaagaagaagaagaaaacgacAATAGCGATAACAATAACGACAACGAAGAAGAGAAGGAGGAAGAGAAAAAGGATCCGCCTCAGACTCCAGATGACGCTAAACCAATTGGCGATCCTCTTAGGGTTTCCGGGAAAGGAAGAGGGAGGAAGAGACATTACGAATCGTTCGAATTCGATGGAAATCAATACTATCTC gaGGATCCTGTTCTTCTTGTTCCTGAGGATAAAGAACAAAAACCCTACGTTGCTATAGTTAAA GATATTATACAGTACTTTAGTGGCAGTATAATGGTGGCGGGACAGTGGTTTTATCGTCCTGAAGAAGCTGAAAAGAAAGGCGGTGGGAGCTGGAAATCGTGTGATACAAGGGAGCTTTTTTATAGTTTTCACCGTGATGAGGTTCCTGCAGAGTCGGTTATGCATAAGTGTGTGGTGCATTTTGTTCCCTTAAACAAACAGTTTCCGAAACGTAAGCAACATCCTGGCTTTATTGTACAAAAGGTGTATGACACTTTGGAAAGGAAACTCTGGAAGCTGACTGATAAGGACTTTGAAGATGTTAAACAGCAAGAAATTGATGAGCTTGTTCAAAAAACTCAGAAACGCATCGGCGAGCTACTTGACATTGAGCCTGAAGAAGCCCCTCCCGCTGATCAGGAGGAGGtgatgaaaaacaaaagaagtTCAAGGAGAAAGAGCATTTCACCCATTGATGTTTCAAGGGAGGAGGAAGGAATTTCAAAGAGTGACCAACATTCAAAGCCCGAAACACCAATGAGTTGTGTAAGTAATAACTCGGAGTATCATCGCATATTAGTGAATTTCAATGCACTAACTGGGAACATAAATCGTGACAAATGGTTGGAGAGGCTGCTTCAACACATTCAGTACATGTGTAATTATGATGAGGGTGTAGAAAAGGGAAAGGGATCAGGAAATGCCGATTCTGAtgaaatcaaaaacaaaaacaatgatAAAACTTCAGAAATAGCAAGTGACTGTCAGGACAAGGGTCAGAAG AGTTCCAAGTCTTTTCTGTGGCCAGATGCGGCTGTTTCAGCCATAGTTGCTCTTGAGAAAGCTTCCAATGAGGCCTTTACAATAGATTTTCAGAAGTACAACCAAAAGCTACGACAATTGGATTTTAATCTCAAG AACAATGCATTGCTAGCACGCCGTCTGCTTAATGGAGAGTTGGAACCTTCTAAAATTTTGAATATGACACCCATTGAATTGAAG GAGGGTTTGACTGCTGAGGAATTAACTAAGAAGGAGCCTGATGAGAAACAGCACATGCAA ATGACAGATGCCCGCTGCTCAAGATGCCCGGAGTTTAAGGTGGGCCTGAGGGAGATTATCCATGCTGGACACGATGACCGTTATCAG CTGGAATGCGTTGCCTGTGGTAATTCCTGGTATGCCTCCCGGGATGAAGTGTCTACACTGACCATAGATGCATCAGACTCGAAGAGAACCACGGGCACAGCACCATCGGCCACCGCAAAATTTGAAGATGTTCAGAAGAAGCTGGCGAGCCCCCGTGAATCTGAAAACACGGCTGATGACATCTCTAAGAAAACAGGTGAACCACATGCGCCTGTTTTGGACACCCAGAAATCATTTGGCAAGTCCAGGAAAGATGACAATATCGAGGCCAAAAAACATGTTGACAAGGAATGA